One stretch of Paraburkholderia fungorum DNA includes these proteins:
- the flhC gene encoding flagellar transcriptional regulator FlhC, whose product MAYKSVVLEVKEITLAIELIELGARLQLLEAETSLSRDRLIKLYKELKGVSPPKGMLPFSTDWFMTWQPNFHSSLFYNIYRFMADHGGCKTIQSIVKSYRLYLEHVSLHDDEPVLSLTRAWTLVRFFDSGMLQMTSCCRCRGHFVAHAHDPQHNFVCGLCQPPSRAGKTKKFADARARESLAALAV is encoded by the coding sequence ATGGCCTACAAAAGTGTTGTTCTCGAAGTCAAGGAAATCACGCTAGCCATTGAGCTGATCGAGCTTGGCGCGCGTCTGCAATTGCTGGAAGCGGAAACCAGTCTGTCCCGCGACCGGCTCATCAAGCTGTACAAGGAACTGAAAGGGGTGTCGCCGCCCAAGGGCATGCTGCCGTTTTCGACTGACTGGTTCATGACCTGGCAGCCGAACTTTCACTCATCGCTGTTCTACAACATCTACCGTTTCATGGCGGACCACGGCGGCTGCAAGACGATCCAGTCGATCGTCAAAAGCTACCGGCTCTATCTTGAGCATGTCAGCCTGCACGACGACGAGCCCGTGCTCAGCCTCACGCGCGCGTGGACGCTGGTGCGCTTCTTCGATTCCGGGATGTTGCAGATGACCTCCTGCTGCCGTTGTCGTGGGCATTTTGTCGCGCACGCTCACGATCCGCAGCACAACTTCGTCTGCGGGCTGTGCCAGCCGCCTTCGCGCGCAGGTAAGACAAAGAAATTCGCCGACGCCCGCGCCCGCGAAAGCCTTGCCGCGCTCGCCGTCTGA
- the flhD gene encoding flagellar transcriptional regulator FlhD, with translation MSANSDMLSEIREVNLSYLLLAQRLLREDKPMGMFRMGISDQLADVLANLSLAQTVKLAASNQVLCRFRFDDHAVLSALADKGKSAAVAQAHSAILMAGQPVEQLG, from the coding sequence ATGAGCGCGAATAGCGATATGCTCAGTGAGATCAGAGAAGTCAACCTGTCTTATCTCCTGCTTGCGCAGCGTCTGCTGCGCGAAGACAAGCCTATGGGCATGTTTCGCATGGGGATTTCGGACCAGCTAGCCGATGTGCTCGCCAATCTGTCGTTGGCGCAGACCGTGAAGCTGGCGGCGTCCAATCAGGTGCTGTGCCGTTTCCGTTTCGACGACCACGCGGTGCTGTCCGCGCTGGCCGACAAAGGCAAATCGGCGGCCGTGGCTCAGGCGCATTCCGCGATCCTGATGGCCGGCCAACCCGTCGAGCAACTCGGCTGA
- a CDS encoding glycosyltransferase family 4 protein: protein MRIAQIAPLYEAVPPKLYGGTERVVSYLTEALVDLGHDVTLFASGDSVTSANLDACWPRALRLDPTIRDALAPHVLMMEKVRKVAHEFDVLHFHLDYMPFPLFTTMDTPFVTTLHGRLDLPELQPVFDAFSNVPVVSISDSQRLPLPQANWLNTIYHGLPEQLLTPQTHKKPEYLAFLGRICPEKRVDTAIKIAAQSGLPLKIAAKVDKVDQEYFKREIEPLLSMAHVEFVGEINEAQKPEFLSGAKALLFPIDWSEPFGLVMIESMACGTPVIAFNRGSVPEVIDHGVTGYIVEDVQGAVAALQRLDELSRTEIRAQFERRFSSKTMAQNYVDGYSALIEATRRPVLRQVAVG from the coding sequence ATGCGAATCGCACAAATTGCGCCCCTGTATGAAGCCGTCCCGCCGAAACTCTATGGTGGCACCGAACGCGTCGTGTCGTATCTGACCGAGGCGCTAGTCGATCTCGGCCATGATGTCACGCTGTTTGCCAGCGGCGACTCGGTTACGTCCGCGAATCTCGACGCTTGCTGGCCGCGTGCGCTGCGTCTCGATCCGACGATCCGCGACGCATTGGCGCCGCACGTCCTGATGATGGAAAAGGTGCGCAAGGTCGCGCATGAATTCGACGTGCTGCATTTTCACCTCGACTACATGCCGTTCCCGCTGTTCACGACGATGGACACGCCGTTCGTGACGACGCTGCACGGCCGTCTCGATCTGCCGGAATTGCAACCGGTGTTCGATGCGTTTTCAAACGTTCCGGTGGTGTCGATTTCGGATTCGCAACGTTTGCCGTTGCCGCAGGCGAACTGGCTCAACACGATCTATCACGGTCTGCCGGAGCAGTTGCTGACGCCGCAAACGCACAAGAAACCGGAATATCTGGCTTTCCTCGGCCGCATTTGCCCCGAAAAGCGCGTCGATACAGCTATCAAGATCGCTGCACAAAGCGGTTTGCCGCTGAAGATCGCCGCCAAGGTGGACAAGGTCGACCAGGAATATTTCAAACGCGAAATCGAACCGCTGCTGTCGATGGCGCACGTGGAGTTCGTCGGCGAGATCAACGAAGCGCAGAAGCCCGAGTTCCTGTCGGGTGCGAAGGCGCTGCTGTTCCCGATCGACTGGTCGGAGCCGTTTGGCCTCGTGATGATCGAGTCGATGGCTTGCGGCACGCCGGTTATCGCGTTCAACCGCGGTTCGGTGCCGGAAGTGATCGACCACGGCGTGACGGGCTACATCGTCGAAGATGTGCAAGGTGCGGTCGCCGCGCTGCAACGTCTGGATGAACTGTCGCGCACCGAAATTCGCGCGCAATTCGAACGCCGCTTCAGCTCGAAGACGATGGCGCAAAACTATGTCGATGGTTATTCGGCGTTGATTGAAGCAACGCGCCGCCCGGTATTGCGCCAGGTTGCCGTCGGCTAA
- a CDS encoding H-NS histone family protein: protein MSQYADLKAQIAKLQAQAEDARRTEIDNVVADIRQKIAEYGLTAQDLGFAVAAKRGRPPKKAPLPAKYQDPKSGNTWSGRGKPPKWIAGKNRERFLIGAA, encoded by the coding sequence ATGTCTCAATATGCAGACCTCAAGGCGCAGATCGCCAAATTGCAGGCACAAGCAGAAGATGCACGGCGTACTGAAATTGACAATGTAGTCGCCGACATCCGCCAAAAGATCGCTGAATACGGTCTAACTGCACAAGACCTCGGTTTTGCAGTCGCGGCCAAGCGCGGACGCCCGCCCAAGAAGGCTCCGCTGCCGGCAAAATACCAGGATCCCAAATCGGGAAATACGTGGAGCGGGCGCGGTAAGCCACCCAAGTGGATTGCCGGTAAGAATCGCGAACGCTTTCTGATTGGTGCAGCTTGA